The sequence GCCCGCGGCCGGCGGTCCGCTGGACCTGGTCGCCCACGAGCACACCGGACTGCTCGTCCCGCCGCGCGAGGCCGCCGCCGTGACTCAGGCCGTGCGCACCCTGGCGGCCGACCCCGAGCGCCGGGCCGCGTACGGCCTCGCAGCCCGCACGACGGTCGAGGGCCGCACCTGGGCCGCCGTCGGCGACCAGCTGATCGGCCACTACGACGCCGTCCTCGCGGCCCGCAGGACGGCGGTGGCGGCATGACCGGCTCCTCGCTGCGCATCGTCCGGCTCGCCAACTTCGTCGCCCCCGCCTCCGGCGGTCTGCGCACCGCCCTGCGCGAGCTGGGCAGGGGCTTCCGGGCGGCCGGCCACGAACCGGTGCTCGTCGTGCCCGGTGAACGGCACACCGACCAGGACACCGAGCAGGGCCGCGTCATCACCCTGCCCGGCCCGCTGCTGCCGGGCACCGGCGGATACCGCGTGCTCACCGACAAGCGGCGTGTGGCCGCCCTCCTGGAGGAGCTGGGTCCGGACCGGCTGGAGGTCTCCGACCGGACGACCCTGCGCTGGACCGGCCGCTGGGCCCGCCGCGCGCGCGTGCCCGCCGTGATGGTCTCCCACGAGACCGCCGACGGCGTGCTGCGCACCTGGGGCCTGTCGGAGAACCTCTCCCGGCGGGCGGCCGACGCCCTCAACACCCGTACCGCGCACGTCTACTCACGGGTGGTGTGCACCACGGAGTTCGCCGAGCGCGAGTTCGTACGCATCGGCGCGCGCAATGTCGTACGCGCCCCCCTGGGCGTCGACCTCATGGAACGCCGCCCCGCCCTGCGCGATGCCGGGCTGCGAGCCCGCCACGCGCGCGGGGACGAGGCGCTGCTCGTCATGTGCTCGCGCCTGTCCGTCGAGAAGCGGCCCGGCACCGCCCTGGACGCCCTGGAGACGCTGGTGCGGCGGGGCAGGCGGGCGGTGCTCGTGGTCGCCGGGGACGGGCCGCTCAGGGCCCGGCTGGAGCAGCGTGCGGGAGAGCGGGGCCTGCCGGTGACCTTCCTGGGGCACGTCGCCGACCGGGCCCTGCTCGGGGCGCTCCAGGCGTCCGCCGACGTCGCCCTCGCACCCGGGCCCGCCGAGACGTTCGGGCTCGCCGCCCTGGAGGCCATGGCGTGCGGCACGCCCGTCGTGGCGAGCGCGTCCTCCGCGTTGCCCGAGGTGATCGGGTCCGCGGGCGCGACCGCGGCCGACCGCGGCGAGGCCTTCGCCGACGCCGTGGAACTGCTCCTGGACCGGGGCGAGCCCGAGCGCCGCGAAGCCGCACGCGCGCGTGCGGAGTGCTTCGGCTGGGGCAGGGCCGTGGAGGCGTTCCTCGCCGCGCACGACGCCCCGGTGACCGCGCCCCGGCCCGGTGCCGTCCCGGAGGGCGTGGCATGAGACACGTCCGTTTCGTCGCCCTCGGTGACTCGCTGACCGAGGGCGTGGGCGACCCCGTCACCACCGGGCGGCGGGGCTGGGCCGCGCTGCTGGCGCCCTCGCTCGCCGAGGAGGTGGAGTTCACCAACCTCGCCGTCAGCGGGGCGCAGACCCGGGACGTGCGGGAGCGGCAGATTCCGGCCGCCCTCGAACTGCGCCCGGACATCGCGTCCGTGGTCATCGGCGTCAACGACACCCTGCGCCACACCTTCGACATCCGCGCGGTGGCCGCACGCCTGGACGAGGTCTACGCGGCCCTCACCCGGCAGGGCACCGTCCTGCTCACCGCCTGCCTGCCCGACCCCGGCGCGATGCTGGGCCTCCCGGGCGCCCTCGCCCGCCCGCTGGCCCGCCGGCAGCGGGCCGTCAACACGGTCGTCCACGCCCTGTCCGAGCGGTACGGCGCCGTCCATCTGCACGCGGCGGAGGGCGCCTGGATCACCGACCGGTCCCTGTGGAGCGCCGACCGGCTGCACCCCGGCGAGCGCGGCCACCGGCAGTTCGCCGTCCGCTTCCACGCCCTGCTCGCCGAGACGGGCCGGGCGACCGGCCCGCCTCCTTCGCCCGAGCCGGAGTTCCCCGCACCGACCCGCACGGCGAGTCTGCTGTGGCTGGCCACCGCGGGCACCGGCTGGGTGGTCCGGCGGTGCAGGGACCTCCTGCCGCAGTTGCTGCGCCTGGCCGCCGACGAACTGCACCACCGGGCCCGGGGCACCAGCGCCCGCCTCGACCTCAGCGCGTCGGCGGCGGTGTCGGCGGCCCTGGCCGCGCTGTCGGAGGGCACCGGCGAGGGGGCCGAGGCGCAGCGGCGCCGTACCCTCACCGTCACGCATCGCACCGCGGCGCCCGAAGGGGCTCCCCGCCGAGAGGGCGCGGAGGCGGTGGCCAACGGCATTGGATAGTGGATCGTTCAACGATCCGGCGATATCCATGTTGTCCCGTTCCGGTTGTGTGCGATTGAATTCCCGGCATGGCAGAGCAGCTGACGGGACTGGCCGGAGACCGGGCGCTCCTGGGGCGTACGAGCACGGCGGAGCGGGTGTCGGACATCCTCCGCAGCCGTATCGCCGACGGGTACTTCCCGCCCGGCACGCGGCTGTCGGAGGACGGCATCGGCGGGGCGCTCGGGGTCTCCCGCAACACCCTGCGTGAGGCCTTCCGGCTGCTCACGCACGAACGCCTGCTGGTCCACGAACTGAACCGGGGCGTGTTCGTCCGGGTCCTGACCGTCGAGGACGTCGAGGACATCTACCGCGCGCGCACGCTGGTCGAGTGCGCGGTCGTGCGCGGGCTCGGCGAGCCGCCGTACCCGCTGGACGGGCTCGCCGCGGCGGTCGCCGAGGGGGAGGAGGCGACCGCCGGCAGCGACTGGAAGGCGCTGGGCACCGCCAACATCCACTTCCACCGGGAGCTGGTCGCCCTCGCCGGCAGCGAACGCACCGACGAACTGATGCGCAGCGTCTTCGCCGAACTACGCCTCGCCTTCCACGTCGTGGACGACCCGCGCCGGCTGCACGAGCCGTACCTCGCGCGCAACCGCCAGATCCTCGAGATGCTCCGGGCCGGGGAGCGGCGCGCGGCGGAAGAACTGCTGGAGACCTACCTCGCCGACTCGCTGGAACGGGTGGTGGAGGTGTACCGGCGCAGGGTCGGAGAGGAGGGCGCCGGGCTCTCCTGAACCGCTGTGACGCCCGTCGCTTCTGCGTCGTTTGGGTCGATGTCAGACCGAGGACCTAGTCTGTGCACCGTGACTTCGCCTGCATCGACGGACAGCGTTCCGCCCCAGTTCAGCGCGGGGCCGCGCCCGGCTCCGGGCCCGGCCGCCGACGAGGGGCTGGCGCGTCGGCTGCGCGCACTCGCCTGCACCGCGCCGCTGCACGACCTCGACGCGCGCAAGGCCAACCTGGCCGGTGAGTACTCGGTCTACGGGATGGCCGAGGTGGCCCTCGCCGCCATCGACCTCGTCACGCTCAACATGGACTTCGACACCGGCGCCGACCACGAGCAGATAGTGGCCCGGCTCGTCCCGCGCATCGCCGCCCAGGCCCCGCACCGGCCGGTCACCGAGCACGAGCGCGTGGCCCGCTGGGTCCTGGAGAACCTGATCAACGTCGGCAGCGTGGACCGCGGCTTCCGCGCGGTCTACGGCACCTTCGCACCGGATGGCACATACGTCCGCCGCGACTACGACTTCAAACTGATCGAAGAGGTCCCCGGCCCCGGCGGCACGGTCTATCTGCGCACCACGGACGAGGCGGTCAACGTCCTGGTCGGCGCCCTGGACACCGACGTCACCAGCGCCCAGATCGCCGCCGAGGTCAAGCTCGAGGTGCTGATCAGCCGCGGCCGGCTCGCCGACGCCCAGCTCGCCGCCGAACAGGCCCGCTACCGCACCGTGCAGTACTCCGAGACCCTGCGCCGCGCCCTGGACGCCACCCGGCGCAACGTCCGCGCGGTCGACTGGCTGAACGCCGTGCCCGACATGATCACCGAGGCCCTGGACCACGTGGCCGACCGCTACCGCCACGAGAACGCGATCCTCACCAACATCCGCAAGGCCCGCGACGAGACCGAGGAGCCCGAGCACAAGCGCCGCGCCGCCGAACTCGTCGACATCGTCAAGGACTGCATCCGGCGCCACACCCAGCTCCAGTCCCGCCTGCTGGAGGCGGGCCCGCTGTTCCGCGCGGAGCAGGACCGGCAGGCCTTCGCCGCGCCCATGACGACGTCCGGCATCGACCTGTACGGCCATCTCGTCGCCCCCGTCCTGCCGCTGCCCCTGGAACAGGCGATCCGGGTCACGGACGCGTTCTTCGCGCAGGGCACCGGGCTGCGTACACCGGTCTCCGTGCGCGTGGCGGACCTGGTCGGCATCCTGCTGACGCCGCCCGTCGAACGGGAGCACCTGGGCGCGGAGATGCCCGAGCCCGACCTCATCGCCACGCCGGACGACAGCCGGTTCAGCGAGGAGCAGCTGGCCGCCGCCATGGACCTGCTGGACCTCCCGGCCGACGCACCGAGGAGGCTGTCGGGGCTGCTGTCCGAGGCCCGGCGCACCGGCGATCCCGACCTGGCCTATCTGGTGGCCCTGCTGGCCGTCCACGCGGCCAGTCCGGCGGTCGGCACCGCCTACCGGCAGGGTGAGGAGAAGCTGCTGTTCGCCGTGGACGACGGCACCGAACTGGACGACCCCGAGTTCGGCGGGGCGGACCTGATCGTGGGGACCGCGCTGCTGGACGCGGCGGGGATGGCCGCGGACCGGACGGAAGCAGCATGAGCACACAAGAACGCGACAAGGAGCCCAAGCCGTGACCGAGCACGTCGACCGGAGCGAGCCCGAGCCCGCCGCCGCGCCGGCCGGTTCCGCCGTCACCCCCGCCGACGCCGCCGACGCGGCGCGGCTCGTCGCCTTCGGGCTGCAGCCCAAACTGCAGCCCGCGCGCGACCAGGAGTACACGGAACTGCTGCGCCGGTACCGCGAGGACCCGGCGTTCGCCCGGCTCGCCGACGCCGTCGCCGCGGGCCTCGGGCTCGTCGTGCTGGAGGTGTCCCCGCGCGCGGGAATGGCCGTGACGGCCGCCGAGGACTCGGTGTTCGCCGTCCGCATGGGCGACTACGCGCGTCGCGCCGCCGCCGACTCCGGCGACCGCTTCCTGCACGGGCTCGCCCATCTCGCCGCCGCCGCACTGGCGTTCCCGCGCCCCGAGGACCTGGCCGACGACTCCTACATCGGCCGCGTCACGGTCAACGGCGTCGACTCCTTCGTACGCCAGGCCTGCCGGCGCCTGGAGGAGCGGGCCGAGGAGCAGGGCGAGAACACCGACCCTGCGACCGACGCGCCCGGCCTGGAGGCCGCCTGGCGGATCTGGGCCAGACGCAGCGCCACGGGTGCCACCAAGGACGCCCGCCGGCCGGCCGCCTCCACCACCGGCATCGTCGCCAAGGCCCTGGCCTTCCTG comes from Streptomyces sp. FXJ1.172 and encodes:
- a CDS encoding glycosyltransferase, which encodes MTGSSLRIVRLANFVAPASGGLRTALRELGRGFRAAGHEPVLVVPGERHTDQDTEQGRVITLPGPLLPGTGGYRVLTDKRRVAALLEELGPDRLEVSDRTTLRWTGRWARRARVPAVMVSHETADGVLRTWGLSENLSRRAADALNTRTAHVYSRVVCTTEFAEREFVRIGARNVVRAPLGVDLMERRPALRDAGLRARHARGDEALLVMCSRLSVEKRPGTALDALETLVRRGRRAVLVVAGDGPLRARLEQRAGERGLPVTFLGHVADRALLGALQASADVALAPGPAETFGLAALEAMACGTPVVASASSALPEVIGSAGATAADRGEAFADAVELLLDRGEPERREAARARAECFGWGRAVEAFLAAHDAPVTAPRPGAVPEGVA
- a CDS encoding SGNH/GDSL hydrolase family protein, with amino-acid sequence MRHVRFVALGDSLTEGVGDPVTTGRRGWAALLAPSLAEEVEFTNLAVSGAQTRDVRERQIPAALELRPDIASVVIGVNDTLRHTFDIRAVAARLDEVYAALTRQGTVLLTACLPDPGAMLGLPGALARPLARRQRAVNTVVHALSERYGAVHLHAAEGAWITDRSLWSADRLHPGERGHRQFAVRFHALLAETGRATGPPPSPEPEFPAPTRTASLLWLATAGTGWVVRRCRDLLPQLLRLAADELHHRARGTSARLDLSASAAVSAALAALSEGTGEGAEAQRRRTLTVTHRTAAPEGAPRREGAEAVANGIG
- a CDS encoding GntR family transcriptional regulator — protein: MAEQLTGLAGDRALLGRTSTAERVSDILRSRIADGYFPPGTRLSEDGIGGALGVSRNTLREAFRLLTHERLLVHELNRGVFVRVLTVEDVEDIYRARTLVECAVVRGLGEPPYPLDGLAAAVAEGEEATAGSDWKALGTANIHFHRELVALAGSERTDELMRSVFAELRLAFHVVDDPRRLHEPYLARNRQILEMLRAGERRAAEELLETYLADSLERVVEVYRRRVGEEGAGLS